A genome region from Festucalex cinctus isolate MCC-2025b chromosome 17, RoL_Fcin_1.0, whole genome shotgun sequence includes the following:
- the grid2ipb gene encoding delphilin isoform X3 — MKKFLQTKKGRHSLRQDKRSSRCQSKDFFLSMPTSNQGWPEEFGFQLGGNGPSYILSVEEGSSAQLAGLQAGDQVLEIEGRDVSTLGPRAVVAVAQTQKNIPPSIGVVSRIQQMDIIPGPDGRFGFTIVGDCPLLVEDCSACSPAGRAGLGAGDCVMEVNGIPVRHHEMAAALIKSSQGRTLRLGVLGLGARRKRSVGAEEGQIGGEHARGDRKYKALEFNRKVEQILSDEPNVKEKLFSVLKQYAAEKDVDWLASVLPEILITDDQRELISSIRIFVPKKHRQRFDESVSQNVINRLCRSKSISEPQGRIRRSRSEDHSDRHHGTKRASSVPRDGGEGERDRGHRKSVSGVPAHPPIGPNQRLIRVYRGKKTFGFTLRGHAPVCIDSVIADSPAEECGLKPGDRILFLNGLDMRNCSHEKVVSMLQGSGAMPTLVIEDGPSDYSSDPTDPEETPSLSSNNLPRSSSLQWVAEILPPSIKVHGRTFSQQLEHLLTIQERYTVCKALETFFQHRNVDTLIVDVFPVLDTPAKQLIWQFIYQLLTYDEQERCQSKLSRFLGFKSSAVLEPDAGSEHHRRSSSVRISGTSYRGCARERSSDDCIIGTHLGMGIHVDECGSQEERQSGDGTSFPESPDLSHMSGVYTELENVYAGKSASPLQGGAPAESEGPGQTEAYGRSLSPLTLPPLTGNRKSLTWKEPLPTNVYGIHHQSSVDSNPYVSLESPPASPQHSPNTLGRRKKLFTFSRPPRSRDTDKFLDALSEQLGHRVTLVDDYVPGENDYEEIYQGHGFRRRSAPMSFPDDQDMGFMHRQLSSGSSEDHSSSDEVSSPCYSSGSEHIPPPPKQSPPPPPPFQVLLPPPVQFTDPVPPVRFSPEHVPRSRMPFQPHHPIIPPPPPPLRTLLSNRSPLHKALSTREDADEARFQTLSRGRATFTTTTILRSSRPSYLPRQLSQPQPIGHPSPQTLRPSQLVLHRHHQLHHQHSYQGPLPPSLDDHNPARGHKQDPAASFCKAPHLHSALPSHTKTLRQESESQQAPPPPPPPLPPPCDPPPLPKPGQASDANHMSVKRLRWEQVENSEGTIWGQLGEDSDYDKLTDMVKYLDLDLHFGTQRRSMSPPEPTFLPENFKKKDVVEILSHKKAYNASILIAHLKLSADELRQVLMDVTTDRLEPAHIKQLLLYAPDGDEVKKYEQFDQDPAKLSEPDQFIFQMLMVPEYKTRLRSLHLKTTLQERMEEMKVAYDYIYKASVELKTSKKLAKILEFVLAMGNYLNNGQPKSHRTTSFKINFLNELSTTKTVDGKSTFLHILAKSLCEHFPELLNFSRDLTTVPLAAKVNQRVVTTELSDLHATIQDIRAACLKIPLTSEDHFASVMSSFLENSHPAIQSLESLQNRAMEEFSKVASFFGEDSKSTSTDSFFAIFAEFISKFERALNETQTPENPRSPRLSSPLAW; from the exons ATGAAGAAGTTCTTGCAAACCAAAAAAGGCAGACATTCATTACGCCAGGACAAACGGAGCTCTCGATGTCAATCCAAAGACTTCT TCCTCAGCATGCCGACGTCCAACCAAGGCTGGCCCGAGGAGTTCGGATTCCAGCTGGGCGGGAACGGACCGAGCTACATCCTGTCTGTCGAGGAAGGAAGCAGCGCCCAACTGGCCGGCCTGCAAGCCGGAGACCAAGTCTTGGAAATCGAAGGCCGCGACGTGTCAACGTTGGGTCCGCGGGCCGTTGTTGCCGTCGCGCAAACTCAGAAGAACATCCCGCCCAGCATTGGAGTGGTGTCCCGGATACAGCAG ATGGACATCATACCGGGTCCTGACGGCCGTTTCGGTTTCACCATCGTAGGAGACTGCCCCCTGCTGGTGGAGGACTGCTCAGCCTGCTCCCCGGCCGGCCGTGCCGGCTTGGGGGCGGGGGACTGCGTCATGGAGGTCAACGGCATCCCCGTCAGGCATCACGAAATGGCCGCGGCGCTCATCAAGTCCTCGCAGGGGAGGACCTTGCGCTTGGGCGTGCTGGGCCTCGGCGCCAGGCGGAAACGCAGCGTCGGCGCGGAGGAGGGTCAGATCGGGGGGGAGCACGCAAGGGGGGATCGGAAATACAAGGCTCTGGAGTTCAATAGGAAG GTTGAGCAGATTTTGAGCGACGAGCCCAACGTGAAGGAGAAACTCTTCAGCGTGTTGAAGCAATACGCAGCAGAGAAAGATGTCGACTGGTTGGCCTCCGTCTTGCCCGAAATCCTGATCACTGATGACCAACGCGAGCTCATCTCCAGTATCAG aatctTCGTTCCCAAGAAGCACCGGCAGCGCTTCGACGAGTCCGTCTCGCAGAATGTAATCAACAGGCTGTGCCGCAGTAAGAGCATCAGCGAGCCGCAGGGCAGGATCCGTCGCAGCCGGAGCGAGGACCACTCGGACCGGCACCATGGGACCAAGCGGGCCAGTTCGGTGCCCCGGGATGGAGGCGAGGGGGAAAGAGACAGAGGGCACAGGAAGTCGGTTTCCGGGGTGCCCGCACATCCGCCCATCGGACCCAATCAGAG GCTCATTCGCGTCTACAGAGGCAAGAAGACCTTCGGCTTCACGCTCCGAGGTCACGCTCCAGTCTGCATCGACTCGGTCATTGCAG ATAGTCCCGCTGAAGAATGTGGACTCAAACCGGGCGACCGCATCCTCTTCCTTAATGGACTGGACATGAG GAACTGCTCCCATGAAAAGGTGGTGTCAATGCTGCAAGGCAGTGGCGCCATGCCCACACTGGTTATAGAAGACGGTCCATCTGATTACTCCTCAGACCCGACAGACCCGGAGGAAACTCCCAGTCTGTCTTCCAACAACTTGCCGCGCTCGAG CTCTCTCCAGTGGGTGGCAGAAATCCTGCCACCAAGCATCAAAGTCCACGGACGGACATTCAGCCAGCAGCTGGAGCACTTACTGACAATCCAGGAGCGCTACACCGTCTGCAAGGCCCTGGAGACCTTCTTCCAGCACAG GAACGTGGACACTCTTATCGTCGACGTGTTTCCAGTATTGGACACGCCAGCTAAGCAGCTGATCTGGCAATTTATTTACCAGTTGCTGACGTATGACGAGCAGGAGCGCTGTCAGAGCAAGCTGTCACGTTTCCTGGGTTTCAAAAGCAGTG CCGTGTTAGAGCCTGACGCCGGGTCGGAGCACCACCGGAGGAGCAGCTCCGTGCGAATATCGGGGACGTCGTATCGCGGATGCGCGCGAGAGAGGAGTTCTGATGATTGCATCATCGGGACTCACCTGGGAATGG GAATTCATGTGGATGAATGTGGCAGCCAGGAGGAGAGGCAGTCAGGAGACGGAACCTCCTTCCCTGAGTCTCCTGACCTCAGTCAC ATGTCAGGTGTGTACACGGAGCTGGAGAATGTGTACGCAGGGAAGAGTGCGTCCCCACTGCAGGGGGGCGCCCCAGCAGAGTCCGAGGGGCCGGGACAGACTGAGGCCTACGGTCGCTCTCTCTCCCCCCTCACACTCCCGCCTCTCACAG GTAACCGCAAGTCCCTCACCTGGAAGGAGCCCCTCCCTACCAACGTCTACGGAATCCACCATCAAAGCAGCGTTGACTCCAACCCGTACGTCAGCCTGGAGAGCCCCCCGGCTTCACCCCAACACAGCCCCAACACGTTGGGCCGCCGCAAGAAGCTGTTCACATTTTCCCGCCCGCCTCGCAGCCGCGACACCGACAAGTTCCTGGATGCGCTCAGCGAGCAGCTGGGCCACCGGGTCACTCTGGTGGATGACTACGTACCGGGCGAGAATGACTATGAAGAG ATATATCAAGGTCATGGTTTCAGAAGAAGAAGTGCGCCT ATGAGCTTCCCAGATGATCAGGACATGGGTTTCATGCATCGGCAGCTCAGTAGTGGCAGCAGTGAGGACCACAGTAGCAGCGATGAGGTTTCCTCTCCCTGCTACTCTTCTGGCTCCGAGCACATCCCCCCTCCTCCCAAACAGAGCCCCCCACCTCCTCCACCCTTCCAGGTCTTGTTACCGCCTCCGGTGCAGTTCACGGACCCCGTTCCGCCCGTCCGCTTCTCCCCGGAACATGTCCCCCGCAGTCGGATGCCCTTCCAGCCCCACCACCCCATCATCCCACCTCCTCCCCCACCTCTGAGGACCCTCCTGTCCAACCGCTCCCCACTCCACAAGGCGCTGTCCACCAGGGAGGACGCGGACGAAGCGCGTTTCCAAACGCTGTCGCGCGGCCGCGCCAccttcaccaccaccaccatcctgCGCTCGTCCCGCCCCAGCTACCTCCCCCGCCAGCTCAGCCAACCGCAGCCCATTGGCCATCCGTCCCCTCAGACGCTGCGGCCCAGCCAGCTGGTCCTGCACAGGCACCATCAGCTCCACCACCAGCACAGCTACCAGGGTCCGCTGCCCCCGTCCCTCGACGATCACAACCCAGCACGGGGTCACAAGCAAGACCCCGCTGCCTCATTTTGCAAAGCTCCACATTTGCACTCCGCCCTCCCCAGCCACACTAAAACCCTCAGACAAGAGTCGGAGTCCCAGCAG GCTCCTCCGCCGCCTCCCCCACCTTTGCCCCCGCCCTGCGACCCGCCTCCGCTGCCGAAGCCGGGTCAGGCCTCGGACGCCAACCACATGAGCGTCAAGAGGCTGCGCTGGGAGCAGGTGGAGAACTCGGAGGGCACCATCTGGGGTCAG CTGGGAGAGGATTCCGACTACGACAAGCTCACAGACATGGTGAAGTATTTGGACCTTGATCTGCATTTTGGTACTCAACGCAGATCCA TGTCTCCACCAGAGCCGACCTTCCTGCCCGAGAACTTTAAAAAGAAAGACGTTGTGGAGATTCTGTCGCACAAGAAAGCCTACAATGCAt CCATCCTCATCGCCCACCTGAAGCTCTCCGCCGACGAGCTCCGCCAGGTGCTGATGGACGTGACCACCGACAGGCTGGAGCCGGCCCACATCAAGCAGCTGCTGCTCTACGCCCCCGACGGGGACGAGGTGAAAAAGTACGAGCAGTTCGACCAGGACCCGGCCAAACTCAGCGAGCCCGATCAGTTCATTTTCCAG ATGCTGATGGTGCCGGAGTATAAAACCCGTCTGAGGAGCCTCCACTTGAAGACCACCTTGCAGGAGAGGATGGAAGAGATGAAGGTGGCCTATGATTACATCTACAAGGCTTCAGTGGAGCTGAAGACCAGCAAGAAATTAGCTAAAATCCTCGag TTTGTCCTTGCGATGGGGAATTACCTCAACAACGGCCAACCCAAAAGCCACAGGACGACCAGTTTTAAGATCAACTTCCTCAACGAG CTCAGCACGACCAAAACGGTGGACGGGAAGTCGACTTTCCTGCACATCCTGGCTAAATCTCTGTGCGAGCATTTCCCGGAGCTGCTTAACTTTTCCCGGGACCTCACCACGGTGCCGCTGGCAGCCAAGG TGAACCAGAGGGTGGTGACCACAGAGCTGAGCGACCTTCACGCCACCATCCAGGACATCAGAGCGGCGTGTTTGAAAATCCCCCTCACCTCTGAGGACCACTTTGCTTCTGTCATGAGT AGTTTTCTGGAGAACAGCCACCCTGCAATCCAGTCTCTGGAGTCTCTGCAAAACAGAGCAATGGAGGAGTTTTCCAAAGTGGCCTCCTTCTTTGGGGAAGACAGCAAGTCCACCAGCACCGAttcattttttgccattttcgcTGAGTTTATTTCTAAATTTGAG aggGCCCTCAATGAGACCCAGACCCCCGAAAACCCAAGAAGCCCCAGACTGTCCTCCCCTCTGGCCTGGTAG
- the grid2ipb gene encoding delphilin isoform X4, whose product MDGFCVMSVDLNASVTLVLSMPTSNQGWPEEFGFQLGGNGPSYILSVEEGSSAQLAGLQAGDQVLEIEGRDVSTLGPRAVVAVAQTQKNIPPSIGVVSRIQQMDIIPGPDGRFGFTIVGDCPLLVEDCSACSPAGRAGLGAGDCVMEVNGIPVRHHEMAAALIKSSQGRTLRLGVLGLGARRKRSVGAEEGQIGGEHARGDRKYKALEFNRKVEQILSDEPNVKEKLFSVLKQYAAEKDVDWLASVLPEILITDDQRELISSIRIFVPKKHRQRFDESVSQNVINRLCRSKSISEPQGRIRRSRSEDHSDRHHGTKRASSVPRDGGEGERDRGHRKSVSGVPAHPPIGPNQRLIRVYRGKKTFGFTLRGHAPVCIDSVIADSPAEECGLKPGDRILFLNGLDMRNCSHEKVVSMLQGSGAMPTLVIEDGPSDYSSDPTDPEETPSLSSNNLPRSRSPVLSSLQWVAEILPPSIKVHGRTFSQQLEHLLTIQERYTVCKALETFFQHRNVDTLIVDVFPVLDTPAKQLIWQFIYQLLTYDEQERCQSKLSRFLGFKSSAVLEPDAGSEHHRRSSSVRISGTSYRGCARERSSDDCIIGTHLGMGIHVDECGSQEERQSGDGTSFPESPDLSHMSGVYTELENVYAGKSASPLQGGAPAESEGPGQTEAYGRSLSPLTLPPLTGNRKSLTWKEPLPTNVYGIHHQSSVDSNPYVSLESPPASPQHSPNTLGRRKKLFTFSRPPRSRDTDKFLDALSEQLGHRVTLVDDYVPGENDYEEIYQGHGFRRRSAPMSFPDDQDMGFMHRQLSSGSSEDHSSSDEVSSPCYSSGSEHIPPPPKQSPPPPPPFQVLLPPPVQFTDPVPPVRFSPEHVPRSRMPFQPHHPIIPPPPPPLRTLLSNRSPLHKALSTREDADEARFQTLSRGRATFTTTTILRSSRPSYLPRQLSQPQPIGHPSPQTLRPSQLVLHRHHQLHHQHSYQGPLPPSLDDHNPARGHKQDPAASFCKAPHLHSALPSHTKTLRQESESQQAPPPPPPPLPPPCDPPPLPKPGQASDANHMSVKRLRWEQVENSEGTIWGQLGEDSDYDKLTDMVKYLDLDLHFGTQRRSMSPPEPTFLPENFKKKDVVEILSHKKAYNASILIAHLKLSADELRQVLMDVTTDRLEPAHIKQLLLYAPDGDEVKKYEQFDQDPAKLSEPDQFIFQMLMVPEYKTRLRSLHLKTTLQERMEEMKVAYDYIYKASVELKTSKKLAKILEFVLAMGNYLNNGQPKSHRTTSFKINFLNELSTTKTVDGKSTFLHILAKSLCEHFPELLNFSRDLTTVPLAAKVNQRVVTTELSDLHATIQDIRAACLKIPLTSEDHFASVMSSFLENSHPAIQSLESLQNRAMEEFSKVASFFGEDSKSTSTDSFFAIFAEFISKFERALNETQTPENPRSPRLSSPLAW is encoded by the exons ATGGACGGATTTTGCGTCATGTCGGTTGATCTGAATGCATCTGTGACTTTGG TCCTCAGCATGCCGACGTCCAACCAAGGCTGGCCCGAGGAGTTCGGATTCCAGCTGGGCGGGAACGGACCGAGCTACATCCTGTCTGTCGAGGAAGGAAGCAGCGCCCAACTGGCCGGCCTGCAAGCCGGAGACCAAGTCTTGGAAATCGAAGGCCGCGACGTGTCAACGTTGGGTCCGCGGGCCGTTGTTGCCGTCGCGCAAACTCAGAAGAACATCCCGCCCAGCATTGGAGTGGTGTCCCGGATACAGCAG ATGGACATCATACCGGGTCCTGACGGCCGTTTCGGTTTCACCATCGTAGGAGACTGCCCCCTGCTGGTGGAGGACTGCTCAGCCTGCTCCCCGGCCGGCCGTGCCGGCTTGGGGGCGGGGGACTGCGTCATGGAGGTCAACGGCATCCCCGTCAGGCATCACGAAATGGCCGCGGCGCTCATCAAGTCCTCGCAGGGGAGGACCTTGCGCTTGGGCGTGCTGGGCCTCGGCGCCAGGCGGAAACGCAGCGTCGGCGCGGAGGAGGGTCAGATCGGGGGGGAGCACGCAAGGGGGGATCGGAAATACAAGGCTCTGGAGTTCAATAGGAAG GTTGAGCAGATTTTGAGCGACGAGCCCAACGTGAAGGAGAAACTCTTCAGCGTGTTGAAGCAATACGCAGCAGAGAAAGATGTCGACTGGTTGGCCTCCGTCTTGCCCGAAATCCTGATCACTGATGACCAACGCGAGCTCATCTCCAGTATCAG aatctTCGTTCCCAAGAAGCACCGGCAGCGCTTCGACGAGTCCGTCTCGCAGAATGTAATCAACAGGCTGTGCCGCAGTAAGAGCATCAGCGAGCCGCAGGGCAGGATCCGTCGCAGCCGGAGCGAGGACCACTCGGACCGGCACCATGGGACCAAGCGGGCCAGTTCGGTGCCCCGGGATGGAGGCGAGGGGGAAAGAGACAGAGGGCACAGGAAGTCGGTTTCCGGGGTGCCCGCACATCCGCCCATCGGACCCAATCAGAG GCTCATTCGCGTCTACAGAGGCAAGAAGACCTTCGGCTTCACGCTCCGAGGTCACGCTCCAGTCTGCATCGACTCGGTCATTGCAG ATAGTCCCGCTGAAGAATGTGGACTCAAACCGGGCGACCGCATCCTCTTCCTTAATGGACTGGACATGAG GAACTGCTCCCATGAAAAGGTGGTGTCAATGCTGCAAGGCAGTGGCGCCATGCCCACACTGGTTATAGAAGACGGTCCATCTGATTACTCCTCAGACCCGACAGACCCGGAGGAAACTCCCAGTCTGTCTTCCAACAACTTGCCGCGCTCGAG ATCTCCTGTCCTCAGCTCTCTCCAGTGGGTGGCAGAAATCCTGCCACCAAGCATCAAAGTCCACGGACGGACATTCAGCCAGCAGCTGGAGCACTTACTGACAATCCAGGAGCGCTACACCGTCTGCAAGGCCCTGGAGACCTTCTTCCAGCACAG GAACGTGGACACTCTTATCGTCGACGTGTTTCCAGTATTGGACACGCCAGCTAAGCAGCTGATCTGGCAATTTATTTACCAGTTGCTGACGTATGACGAGCAGGAGCGCTGTCAGAGCAAGCTGTCACGTTTCCTGGGTTTCAAAAGCAGTG CCGTGTTAGAGCCTGACGCCGGGTCGGAGCACCACCGGAGGAGCAGCTCCGTGCGAATATCGGGGACGTCGTATCGCGGATGCGCGCGAGAGAGGAGTTCTGATGATTGCATCATCGGGACTCACCTGGGAATGG GAATTCATGTGGATGAATGTGGCAGCCAGGAGGAGAGGCAGTCAGGAGACGGAACCTCCTTCCCTGAGTCTCCTGACCTCAGTCAC ATGTCAGGTGTGTACACGGAGCTGGAGAATGTGTACGCAGGGAAGAGTGCGTCCCCACTGCAGGGGGGCGCCCCAGCAGAGTCCGAGGGGCCGGGACAGACTGAGGCCTACGGTCGCTCTCTCTCCCCCCTCACACTCCCGCCTCTCACAG GTAACCGCAAGTCCCTCACCTGGAAGGAGCCCCTCCCTACCAACGTCTACGGAATCCACCATCAAAGCAGCGTTGACTCCAACCCGTACGTCAGCCTGGAGAGCCCCCCGGCTTCACCCCAACACAGCCCCAACACGTTGGGCCGCCGCAAGAAGCTGTTCACATTTTCCCGCCCGCCTCGCAGCCGCGACACCGACAAGTTCCTGGATGCGCTCAGCGAGCAGCTGGGCCACCGGGTCACTCTGGTGGATGACTACGTACCGGGCGAGAATGACTATGAAGAG ATATATCAAGGTCATGGTTTCAGAAGAAGAAGTGCGCCT ATGAGCTTCCCAGATGATCAGGACATGGGTTTCATGCATCGGCAGCTCAGTAGTGGCAGCAGTGAGGACCACAGTAGCAGCGATGAGGTTTCCTCTCCCTGCTACTCTTCTGGCTCCGAGCACATCCCCCCTCCTCCCAAACAGAGCCCCCCACCTCCTCCACCCTTCCAGGTCTTGTTACCGCCTCCGGTGCAGTTCACGGACCCCGTTCCGCCCGTCCGCTTCTCCCCGGAACATGTCCCCCGCAGTCGGATGCCCTTCCAGCCCCACCACCCCATCATCCCACCTCCTCCCCCACCTCTGAGGACCCTCCTGTCCAACCGCTCCCCACTCCACAAGGCGCTGTCCACCAGGGAGGACGCGGACGAAGCGCGTTTCCAAACGCTGTCGCGCGGCCGCGCCAccttcaccaccaccaccatcctgCGCTCGTCCCGCCCCAGCTACCTCCCCCGCCAGCTCAGCCAACCGCAGCCCATTGGCCATCCGTCCCCTCAGACGCTGCGGCCCAGCCAGCTGGTCCTGCACAGGCACCATCAGCTCCACCACCAGCACAGCTACCAGGGTCCGCTGCCCCCGTCCCTCGACGATCACAACCCAGCACGGGGTCACAAGCAAGACCCCGCTGCCTCATTTTGCAAAGCTCCACATTTGCACTCCGCCCTCCCCAGCCACACTAAAACCCTCAGACAAGAGTCGGAGTCCCAGCAG GCTCCTCCGCCGCCTCCCCCACCTTTGCCCCCGCCCTGCGACCCGCCTCCGCTGCCGAAGCCGGGTCAGGCCTCGGACGCCAACCACATGAGCGTCAAGAGGCTGCGCTGGGAGCAGGTGGAGAACTCGGAGGGCACCATCTGGGGTCAG CTGGGAGAGGATTCCGACTACGACAAGCTCACAGACATGGTGAAGTATTTGGACCTTGATCTGCATTTTGGTACTCAACGCAGATCCA TGTCTCCACCAGAGCCGACCTTCCTGCCCGAGAACTTTAAAAAGAAAGACGTTGTGGAGATTCTGTCGCACAAGAAAGCCTACAATGCAt CCATCCTCATCGCCCACCTGAAGCTCTCCGCCGACGAGCTCCGCCAGGTGCTGATGGACGTGACCACCGACAGGCTGGAGCCGGCCCACATCAAGCAGCTGCTGCTCTACGCCCCCGACGGGGACGAGGTGAAAAAGTACGAGCAGTTCGACCAGGACCCGGCCAAACTCAGCGAGCCCGATCAGTTCATTTTCCAG ATGCTGATGGTGCCGGAGTATAAAACCCGTCTGAGGAGCCTCCACTTGAAGACCACCTTGCAGGAGAGGATGGAAGAGATGAAGGTGGCCTATGATTACATCTACAAGGCTTCAGTGGAGCTGAAGACCAGCAAGAAATTAGCTAAAATCCTCGag TTTGTCCTTGCGATGGGGAATTACCTCAACAACGGCCAACCCAAAAGCCACAGGACGACCAGTTTTAAGATCAACTTCCTCAACGAG CTCAGCACGACCAAAACGGTGGACGGGAAGTCGACTTTCCTGCACATCCTGGCTAAATCTCTGTGCGAGCATTTCCCGGAGCTGCTTAACTTTTCCCGGGACCTCACCACGGTGCCGCTGGCAGCCAAGG TGAACCAGAGGGTGGTGACCACAGAGCTGAGCGACCTTCACGCCACCATCCAGGACATCAGAGCGGCGTGTTTGAAAATCCCCCTCACCTCTGAGGACCACTTTGCTTCTGTCATGAGT AGTTTTCTGGAGAACAGCCACCCTGCAATCCAGTCTCTGGAGTCTCTGCAAAACAGAGCAATGGAGGAGTTTTCCAAAGTGGCCTCCTTCTTTGGGGAAGACAGCAAGTCCACCAGCACCGAttcattttttgccattttcgcTGAGTTTATTTCTAAATTTGAG aggGCCCTCAATGAGACCCAGACCCCCGAAAACCCAAGAAGCCCCAGACTGTCCTCCCCTCTGGCCTGGTAG